The following proteins are encoded in a genomic region of Fervidobacterium pennivorans DSM 9078:
- a CDS encoding flagellar basal body P-ring protein FlgI — MRKAIVVMLFLVLISTISFSATVRIKDFAKFRGARDNQLFGIGLVVGLNGTGDSGTLSSSLLANMMKNFGIAVNPNDLKSRNAALVMVIADIPPFYKPGMRLDVVVASINDAKSLRNGVLLQTPLYGADGNIYAVAQGPISVGGEDAKGSASLQKRFTVVGYIPNGALVEREIPMNIVDGNTITILLDKPDFTTAARTATAINTTFKTNIAKAIDGASVRVTVPNAFADDVIAFLALLEEIEVPVDTPAQVVINERTGTVVFGRDVKIADFVLSYGNFVIVISNGQIGDKQATIGNLITALKSVGATPQDIIAIIQELHKAGVIYAQLRIM, encoded by the coding sequence GTGAGAAAGGCGATAGTTGTTATGCTTTTCTTAGTTTTAATTTCAACAATTTCGTTCTCAGCAACTGTTAGAATAAAGGATTTTGCTAAATTTCGTGGTGCCAGGGATAACCAGTTGTTTGGTATAGGGCTTGTTGTCGGTTTGAATGGGACGGGTGATAGTGGAACACTCAGTTCTTCGCTTTTGGCAAATATGATGAAGAACTTCGGAATAGCGGTCAATCCCAATGACCTGAAGAGTAGAAACGCGGCGCTTGTTATGGTTATTGCCGATATACCACCGTTTTACAAGCCTGGGATGAGGCTGGATGTTGTTGTAGCGAGTATAAACGATGCGAAGAGTTTGCGTAACGGTGTTCTTTTACAAACCCCACTTTACGGTGCCGATGGTAATATCTATGCGGTTGCGCAAGGACCAATATCTGTTGGTGGAGAGGATGCAAAAGGCTCTGCGAGCTTGCAAAAACGGTTCACAGTCGTTGGCTACATCCCAAACGGTGCACTTGTTGAAAGGGAAATACCCATGAATATAGTCGATGGAAATACCATAACGATATTGTTAGATAAACCGGACTTCACAACGGCTGCACGAACAGCCACAGCTATAAATACTACATTCAAAACAAACATTGCGAAAGCTATCGATGGGGCAAGTGTAAGGGTAACTGTTCCAAACGCTTTTGCCGACGACGTTATAGCTTTTCTAGCGTTACTTGAGGAGATTGAAGTTCCTGTAGATACTCCAGCACAGGTAGTAATAAACGAACGAACTGGAACTGTGGTGTTCGGTAGAGATGTGAAAATTGCTGATTTTGTGCTTTCGTATGGTAATTTTGTTATTGTTATATCTAACGGGCAGATTGGTGATAAGCAAGCTACGATTGGTAATCTCATAACAGCCTTAAAATCCGTAGGCGCAACACCTCAGGATATTATTGCGATTATTCAAGAGTTGCACAAAGCTGGTGTGATTTACGCGCAACTGAGAATTATGTAA
- the tsaD gene encoding tRNA (adenosine(37)-N6)-threonylcarbamoyltransferase complex transferase subunit TsaD produces the protein MIVLGIETSCDETSVALVEDNKVIANLVYSQILTHKKFGGVVPEIAAREHLKKLPALFNQLLSETQVDISQIDGIAVTKGPGLIGALLVGVSFAKGLALRYNKKLVGVNHIVGHVYANYLAYSELKPPYIVLMVSGGHTLILKVEREGNIRLIGRSVDDAVGEAFDKIARLLNLGYPGGPEIDRVAKLGNPKAFHFPRPKMYDADYDFSFSGLKTAVLYEIEKLKKSGISELPTNDLAASAQEAMIDVLLYKVTKAAKDNNVDKIVLAGGVAANSRLREKLNEFASEIEFYIPPLEFCSDNAAMIARAGMELLKKGIDDGLMLEPVPNLFEMNEIIVGS, from the coding sequence ATGATAGTACTCGGAATTGAGACAAGCTGCGATGAAACATCAGTTGCTTTAGTTGAAGACAACAAAGTTATAGCAAATCTTGTTTATTCACAAATACTTACGCACAAAAAGTTTGGTGGAGTTGTGCCAGAAATAGCAGCGAGGGAGCATTTAAAAAAGCTCCCCGCTCTTTTTAATCAGTTATTATCTGAAACTCAGGTGGATATTTCACAAATAGACGGTATTGCCGTCACAAAAGGACCTGGACTCATAGGTGCTTTACTTGTCGGTGTATCTTTCGCTAAGGGATTGGCATTGAGATACAATAAAAAACTTGTTGGGGTAAATCACATAGTTGGACATGTTTATGCAAATTATTTAGCATATTCTGAGCTGAAACCTCCGTACATCGTTCTGATGGTTTCAGGTGGTCATACACTCATACTGAAAGTCGAAAGAGAAGGGAACATAAGACTCATAGGCAGAAGTGTTGATGATGCTGTTGGTGAAGCTTTTGATAAAATAGCAAGGCTTTTAAATTTGGGTTATCCCGGTGGTCCCGAAATCGATAGAGTCGCCAAATTAGGGAATCCTAAGGCTTTCCACTTTCCAAGACCAAAGATGTACGATGCGGACTACGATTTCAGCTTTTCTGGACTTAAGACTGCCGTGCTCTATGAGATTGAAAAACTCAAAAAAAGCGGTATTTCCGAACTACCAACCAACGACCTTGCCGCAAGTGCCCAGGAAGCGATGATAGATGTGTTGCTTTACAAAGTAACAAAAGCGGCAAAGGACAACAATGTAGATAAAATAGTCTTAGCGGGTGGTGTTGCTGCAAACAGTAGACTCAGGGAAAAACTGAATGAATTCGCTTCTGAAATTGAGTTTTATATACCTCCTCTTGAATTTTGCTCGGACAACGCAGCCATGATAGCAAGGGCCGGGATGGAGCTACTGAAAAAAGGTATCGACGATGGATTGATGCTTGAGCCTGTTCCAAATTTATTTGAGATGAATGAAATTATCGTCGGTTCATAA
- a CDS encoding flagellar basal body L-ring protein FlgH, which yields MKKGFWICISNRILVISLFAIFFLASSLYATSLYTSSTNPQFKNLIGTYKPSRVGDYVTIMVYESPRISTSSQVNSLTNAFLNAINTGTKLVGLDLSKYLPASGSTTDKRDNKSQANAVLELTAVVKQVDEQGKLFLEGRKQIKVGNDLREIIITGWVHPDAIKPGNIVNSTDLINAQIWENGKIVFQDDPQQSSWLGLLLSAIANLFRF from the coding sequence ATGAAGAAAGGGTTCTGGATATGCATTTCAAATAGGATTTTAGTAATATCACTTTTTGCGATATTTTTCTTAGCATCCAGTCTATACGCAACTTCTCTTTACACATCTTCGACCAACCCCCAGTTTAAAAATCTTATAGGAACATACAAACCTTCCAGGGTTGGAGATTACGTTACGATAATGGTCTACGAATCGCCGAGGATTTCAACGTCATCGCAAGTCAATTCTTTGACAAATGCCTTTCTAAACGCGATAAACACTGGAACAAAACTCGTAGGGCTTGATTTAAGCAAGTATCTACCAGCAAGTGGTTCAACTACGGATAAGCGCGACAACAAAAGCCAGGCAAATGCCGTTTTGGAGTTAACTGCTGTTGTAAAGCAAGTGGATGAACAGGGAAAGTTATTCCTCGAAGGACGCAAACAGATTAAAGTTGGGAATGACCTCAGGGAGATTATTATAACTGGTTGGGTCCATCCTGATGCAATAAAGCCTGGTAATATTGTTAATTCAACAGACCTTATTAATGCACAAATTTGGGAAAATGGCAAAATCGTTTTTCAAGATGACCCACAACAGAGTTCGTGGCTAGGATTACTCCTTTCTGCAATTGCAAACTTGTTTAGATTTTAG
- a CDS encoding glycosyltransferase → MPSLELLEKGRGWIIWLENIIFFSFLIISAFYYYYSTKRVLHLKEKAFNDEKLNAENYCVSVIIPARNEEKNLSKLLPLLLDQSVRPYEIIIVDDNSTDNTSVVASSFPNVCVVKLTTEPPKGWIGKSWAIWNGYLNSHGDYLLFLDADVEPSNVFIESLVKIHKKYGGLLSIWPYQRLEKFYEHFTLPFNLMIVYASNNLGFPNKKPSGAFGPVIFTSKKDYQLIGGHEAIKDSVLEDIKLGRLYSEHGLNVSNFLGNHTVKFRMYPLGLKQLFEGFSKNMSSGAITGGWFSFILAILWMFGIYSSMTSIFTFGGILRYFVTSIVLYIMAKPTGEYTFYDALLYPMYYAFFLIVFFNSLYLTIFKKEVYWKGRKIDVQ, encoded by the coding sequence TTGCCTTCGTTGGAGTTACTTGAGAAAGGAAGGGGATGGATCATTTGGCTTGAAAACATTATTTTTTTCAGCTTTTTGATAATATCTGCATTTTATTACTACTATTCAACAAAAAGGGTACTACATTTAAAAGAAAAAGCATTCAATGATGAAAAATTGAACGCAGAAAATTACTGTGTTTCTGTGATAATACCTGCCAGAAACGAGGAGAAGAATTTATCTAAACTCTTGCCTCTTTTACTGGACCAATCTGTCCGACCATATGAAATTATTATAGTTGATGATAATTCAACTGACAACACTTCAGTTGTTGCAAGCAGTTTTCCAAATGTATGTGTTGTCAAGCTGACGACTGAGCCCCCAAAGGGTTGGATTGGAAAGTCTTGGGCAATTTGGAACGGATATCTAAACTCGCATGGTGATTATCTGCTCTTTTTAGATGCGGATGTTGAACCAAGTAATGTATTTATTGAATCGCTTGTTAAAATACATAAGAAGTATGGTGGTTTGCTATCTATATGGCCTTATCAACGTTTGGAAAAATTCTACGAACATTTCACATTACCATTTAATCTTATGATTGTATATGCTAGTAACAATTTAGGTTTTCCAAACAAAAAACCTTCCGGTGCTTTCGGACCAGTGATCTTTACTTCGAAAAAAGATTATCAACTAATAGGAGGACATGAAGCTATAAAAGATAGTGTCCTTGAAGATATCAAACTTGGAAGACTGTATTCTGAACATGGTTTGAATGTGTCGAATTTTCTTGGGAATCATACAGTTAAATTTAGAATGTATCCATTAGGACTTAAACAACTTTTCGAAGGCTTTTCAAAAAATATGTCCTCAGGTGCAATAACAGGTGGCTGGTTTTCTTTTATTCTCGCCATTCTTTGGATGTTCGGAATTTATTCCTCGATGACTTCAATCTTCACTTTTGGTGGAATTTTGCGTTATTTTGTGACTTCTATTGTGTTATACATCATGGCAAAACCAACAGGAGAATACACTTTTTACGATGCATTAC
- a CDS encoding rod-binding protein, translating into MGIELNKVNNNVNRIINLGKQKPESGKSLNPKKSLSIDTKSEEYQKQLRKVSEEFAAWYIYEVFKKMYNTVPKSGLIQESFGERWFREMLLQQYALKAARTDLKELSDMIYKSLGGKVIAQETKSENNVEKRLEALQLLNSLISNNQESGE; encoded by the coding sequence ATGGGTATAGAACTCAATAAGGTCAACAACAATGTGAATAGAATTATCAATTTGGGTAAACAAAAGCCTGAAAGTGGAAAGAGTTTGAATCCGAAAAAAAGCCTCAGTATAGATACAAAGTCGGAAGAATATCAAAAACAACTCAGGAAGGTTTCTGAGGAGTTCGCAGCGTGGTATATATACGAAGTTTTCAAGAAGATGTACAATACAGTCCCAAAGAGTGGACTTATACAGGAGAGTTTTGGTGAAAGATGGTTTAGAGAGATGCTTTTGCAACAGTATGCGCTAAAGGCGGCAAGGACAGATTTAAAGGAACTGAGCGATATGATTTACAAAAGTCTTGGAGGGAAGGTAATTGCGCAAGAAACTAAATCTGAAAACAACGTGGAGAAAAGGTTAGAAGCATTGCAATTATTGAATTCTCTGATTTCTAACAACCAGGAATCTGGAGAGTGA
- the flgA gene encoding flagellar basal body P-ring formation chaperone FlgA — MKRSFIFVFFIFSTVLLSYSVSFKSSVTTSGGPVTMLELVEASQTDVPKEVLEKIIVAYVPVNSKLSLNKRYLVNLIKKRVGNVEAQIDDMPIVIEAKPQESAVQSATGEVLTVDNITGIVLSELSKRYPEGTQFRLKNQVGQIIDHDNYSVFVQVLNKSSPFVRITLKKGNRTVGYVSLMYEAILVRKVAVASRKIERGEVIGVTDVVYSEENVLALNKVPIFEEDLPLLADKVFIKGEILDMRYTKDVPIVIKGQVVKAYSIVGGVTVSVLAQALEHGYAGNVISVKNLDNGSIIKGTVQQDGTVMVLEVK, encoded by the coding sequence ATGAAACGAAGTTTTATTTTTGTCTTCTTTATTTTTTCCACAGTGCTTTTATCATACTCCGTTTCATTCAAATCCTCTGTTACAACTTCCGGTGGACCAGTTACTATGCTCGAACTTGTTGAAGCTTCTCAAACCGATGTTCCAAAGGAGGTACTCGAAAAGATAATTGTTGCGTATGTGCCTGTTAATAGCAAACTTTCTTTAAATAAGCGTTATCTTGTGAATCTAATCAAAAAACGTGTTGGCAACGTCGAAGCTCAAATAGATGACATGCCAATTGTAATTGAAGCTAAACCACAGGAAAGTGCTGTTCAAAGTGCTACCGGTGAGGTTTTAACTGTCGATAATATAACCGGTATCGTGCTGAGTGAACTTTCGAAGCGATATCCCGAAGGAACACAGTTCAGGTTGAAAAATCAAGTTGGTCAAATTATCGACCATGATAATTATTCTGTTTTTGTTCAAGTACTGAATAAGAGTTCTCCATTCGTCAGAATTACGTTGAAGAAAGGAAACAGAACGGTTGGGTATGTTTCTCTCATGTACGAAGCAATTCTTGTAAGGAAAGTTGCAGTTGCAAGTAGAAAGATAGAAAGGGGAGAAGTTATTGGGGTTACAGATGTGGTTTATAGTGAAGAGAATGTGCTTGCATTGAATAAAGTTCCTATTTTTGAAGAAGATTTGCCTTTGCTAGCAGATAAGGTGTTTATAAAAGGTGAAATACTCGATATGCGATACACGAAAGACGTTCCCATCGTTATAAAAGGTCAGGTGGTAAAAGCTTACAGCATCGTAGGAGGCGTCACAGTCTCTGTTCTCGCCCAAGCGTTGGAACACGGTTATGCTGGCAATGTGATATCTGTGAAGAATTTAGACAATGGAAGTATCATAAAAGGAACTGTTCAACAAGATGGAACTGTAATGGTGTTGGAGGTGAAGTAG